A region from the Bradyrhizobium erythrophlei genome encodes:
- a CDS encoding cell division protein FtsQ/DivIB, whose protein sequence is MDGAGRLARSRRSPRPQTDLKAAAIGAVILLREYLGRHRAAAKPVAKPATKPMIEREPPHRLIATVEQYLPNRAGVAATVLLLLASAAFGIVKGGHVEELSSALSDTRNALANSAGFRITTVAINGRKQLSQDEVLATGGVNGRSSLLFLDAAAVRDKLKANPWIADATVLKLYPGQLQIDIVERSAFALWQQDGRLSVIADDGAVLEPYLSRHFLSLPLVVGKGAETHAKEFLALLARYPQVRSVTKAAIFVGERRWNLRLKDGLDIRLPENDVGNALTSLSRLDKDERLFSRDIVAVDMRLPDRLTVQLSDDAAKAREDLFKKQQPKKKAGDA, encoded by the coding sequence ATGGATGGTGCAGGACGCCTCGCTCGATCGCGGAGATCGCCGAGGCCCCAAACTGATCTGAAGGCCGCCGCCATCGGCGCGGTCATATTGTTGCGCGAGTATCTCGGCCGCCATCGCGCCGCTGCCAAGCCCGTCGCCAAGCCCGCCACCAAGCCAATGATCGAGCGCGAGCCGCCGCACCGGCTGATCGCGACTGTCGAGCAGTACCTGCCGAACCGCGCCGGCGTGGCCGCCACCGTACTGCTGCTGCTGGCCAGCGCCGCCTTCGGCATCGTCAAGGGCGGCCATGTCGAGGAGCTGAGCTCGGCGCTGAGCGACACCCGCAACGCGCTCGCCAATTCGGCCGGATTTCGCATCACCACGGTAGCCATCAACGGCCGCAAGCAATTGTCCCAGGACGAGGTGCTCGCGACCGGCGGCGTCAACGGCCGCTCCTCGCTGTTGTTCCTTGATGCCGCCGCCGTGCGCGACAAGCTGAAGGCCAATCCCTGGATCGCCGACGCCACCGTGCTGAAGCTTTATCCCGGCCAGCTCCAGATCGACATTGTCGAGCGCTCGGCCTTCGCGCTCTGGCAGCAGGACGGAAGGCTTTCGGTGATCGCCGATGACGGCGCGGTGCTGGAACCCTATCTGTCGCGCCACTTCCTCTCGCTGCCGCTGGTGGTCGGCAAGGGCGCCGAGACCCACGCCAAGGAATTCCTGGCGCTGCTGGCGCGTTATCCGCAGGTGCGCTCGGTGACCAAGGCTGCGATTTTCGTCGGCGAGCGGCGCTGGAACCTGCGGCTCAAGGACGGTCTCGATATCAGGCTGCCGGAAAACGACGTCGGCAACGCGCTGACGAGCCTGAGCAGGCTCGACAAGGACGAGCGGCTGTTCTCGCGCGATATCGTCGCCGTCGACATGCGGCTGCCGGACCGCCTGACGGTGCAACTGTCCGATGACGCGGCCAAAGCCCGTGAGGATCTGTTCAAGAAGCAGCAGCCGAAAAAGAAAGCCGGTGACGCATGA
- a CDS encoding D-alanine--D-alanine ligase family protein, producing the protein MRITILFGGTNKERLVSVASAQALHAALPEADLWFWDVDDTVHEASSEALLKHSRPFEHPFRSGTPSLGKIEQALDRARGEDRVLVLGLHGGTAENGELQAMCELRGIPFTGSGSASSHLAFDKVAAKRFAAIAGIMAPAGVALEDLDTAFAEYGRLIAKPVRDGSSYGLIFVNAKQDLVAVRRAAKTEEYVIEPFIAGQEATCGVLERLDGSLIALPPVEIIPAEGAFDYEAKYIAKATQEICPARFAADVNARIMDLALRAHKALSCGGYSRTDFVVSDKGPIYLETNTLPGLTKASLYPKALKAQGIEFADFLHHQIALANKRMHK; encoded by the coding sequence ATGCGGATCACCATTCTTTTCGGCGGCACCAACAAGGAGCGGCTGGTCTCGGTGGCCTCGGCCCAGGCGCTGCATGCGGCGTTGCCCGAGGCCGATCTGTGGTTCTGGGATGTCGACGACACCGTGCATGAAGCTTCCTCGGAGGCGCTGCTGAAGCATTCGCGGCCGTTCGAGCATCCGTTCAGATCCGGCACGCCCAGCCTCGGCAAGATCGAACAGGCGCTCGACAGAGCAAGGGGCGAGGACCGCGTGCTGGTGCTTGGGCTGCACGGCGGCACGGCGGAGAATGGCGAGCTGCAGGCGATGTGCGAGCTGCGCGGGATTCCCTTCACCGGCTCCGGCTCGGCCTCATCGCATCTCGCCTTCGACAAGGTCGCCGCCAAGCGCTTTGCCGCGATCGCCGGAATCATGGCGCCCGCCGGGGTTGCGCTGGAAGATTTGGACACGGCATTTGCCGAGTACGGTAGGCTGATCGCAAAGCCGGTGCGCGACGGCTCCAGCTACGGGCTGATCTTCGTCAACGCAAAGCAGGATCTCGTCGCTGTGCGCCGCGCCGCCAAGACCGAAGAATATGTCATCGAACCGTTCATCGCAGGGCAGGAGGCGACCTGCGGCGTTCTGGAACGACTCGATGGCTCGCTGATCGCGCTTCCCCCGGTGGAGATCATCCCCGCCGAGGGCGCGTTCGACTACGAGGCCAAATATATCGCCAAGGCGACGCAGGAAATCTGTCCCGCCCGGTTCGCCGCCGACGTCAACGCGCGAATCATGGATCTTGCCCTGCGCGCGCACAAAGCGCTGTCGTGCGGAGGCTATTCCCGCACCGATTTTGTCGTTTCGGACAAGGGGCCGATCTATCTCGAAACCAACACTTTGCCGGGTCTCACCAAGGCCTCGCTTTATCCGAAGGCGCTCAAGGCGCAGGGAATAGAATTCGCGGACTTCCTGCACCACCAGATCGCATTAGCTAACAAACGCATGCATAAGTAG
- the murB gene encoding UDP-N-acetylmuramate dehydrogenase: MNFADITPDLKAAMPQLRGRLLANQSLAELTWFRVGGPAQVLFTPSDADDLAYFLERLPGEWPVYVVGVGSNVIVRDGGLPGVVIRLSPRGFGETSAQGDIVSAGAAALDKRVAETAAAANISGLEFFFGIPGTIGGALRMNAGANGAETKDVLIEASGISRDGKEQSFTNAEMKFVYRNSGVDPSIIFTAARFRGTTAVLDKIRARMNEVQIHRETAQPIREKTGGSTFQNPPGQSAWKLIDAAGCRGLRVGGAQVSEMHCNFLINIGNATGHDIETLGETVRSRVKENSGIELHWEIKRIGIESN, encoded by the coding sequence ATGAACTTTGCCGACATCACGCCCGATCTCAAAGCCGCGATGCCGCAACTGCGCGGACGGCTGCTGGCGAACCAGTCGCTCGCCGAGCTGACCTGGTTCCGGGTCGGCGGTCCGGCCCAGGTGCTGTTCACACCATCGGATGCAGATGACCTCGCCTATTTCCTCGAGCGTCTGCCGGGCGAATGGCCGGTCTATGTGGTCGGCGTCGGCTCCAATGTGATCGTGCGCGACGGCGGCCTTCCCGGCGTGGTGATCAGACTGAGCCCGCGCGGCTTCGGCGAGACCAGCGCCCAAGGCGACATCGTCAGCGCCGGCGCCGCCGCACTCGACAAGCGCGTGGCCGAAACGGCGGCGGCGGCCAATATCAGCGGGCTGGAATTCTTCTTCGGCATCCCCGGCACCATCGGTGGCGCGCTGCGCATGAACGCCGGCGCCAACGGCGCCGAGACCAAGGATGTTCTGATCGAGGCGTCAGGCATCAGCCGCGACGGCAAGGAGCAGAGCTTCACCAATGCGGAGATGAAATTCGTCTACCGCAACAGCGGCGTCGATCCCTCGATCATCTTCACCGCCGCGCGTTTTCGCGGGACGACGGCCGTGCTGGACAAGATCCGCGCGCGGATGAACGAGGTGCAGATCCACCGCGAGACCGCGCAGCCGATCCGCGAAAAGACCGGCGGTTCGACCTTCCAGAATCCGCCCGGCCAGAGCGCCTGGAAGCTGATCGATGCCGCGGGCTGCCGGGGTTTGCGCGTCGGCGGCGCGCAGGTGTCGGAAATGCACTGCAATTTCCTGATCAATATTGGTAACGCGACCGGGCATGATATTGAAACGCTGGGCGAAACTGTGCGCTCGCGGGTTAAAGAGAATTCTGGAATCGAGTTACACTGGGAAATCAAGCGGATCGGGATCGAGTCAAACTGA
- the murC gene encoding UDP-N-acetylmuramate--L-alanine ligase, which yields MRLPREIGPIHFVGIGGIGMSGIAEVLCNLGYTVQGSDASESANVVRLRDKGVKINVGHKAENVAGADVLVVSTAIKRDNPELMAARAQRIPVVRRAEMLAELMRLKSCVAIAGTHGKTTTTSMVAALLDAGDLDPTVINGGIINAYGTNARLGAGDWMVVEADESDGTFLKLPADVAIVTNVDPEHLDHFETFEAVQEAFRNFVENVPFYGFAVMCIDHPVVQTLVGKIEDRRIITYGENPQADARLVDLTPMGGGSKFKVAFRDRKTDAAHEIADLQLPMPGRHNALNATAAIAVARELGLADDTIRKAIAGFGGVKRRFTRTGEWNGVTVIDDYGHHPVEIAAVLRAARESTNGKIIAVVQPHRFTRLQSLFEEFCTCFNDADTVVVAEVYPAGEAPIPGIDRDHFVLGLRAHGHREVIPLQNSADLAGVVHGIASRGDLVVCLGAGNITQWAYALPGELKALG from the coding sequence ATGAGACTGCCGCGCGAGATCGGACCCATCCACTTCGTCGGGATCGGCGGCATCGGTATGAGCGGCATCGCCGAGGTCTTGTGCAATCTCGGCTACACCGTGCAGGGCTCCGACGCCTCCGAGAGCGCCAATGTCGTCCGGCTGCGCGACAAGGGCGTCAAGATCAATGTCGGCCACAAGGCCGAGAACGTTGCCGGGGCCGATGTGCTCGTGGTGTCGACCGCGATCAAGCGCGACAATCCCGAACTGATGGCGGCGCGCGCCCAGCGCATTCCCGTGGTGCGCCGCGCCGAAATGCTGGCCGAGCTGATGCGGCTGAAAAGCTGCGTCGCGATCGCCGGCACCCACGGCAAGACCACCACGACCTCGATGGTCGCAGCGCTGCTCGACGCCGGCGATCTCGATCCGACCGTGATCAATGGCGGCATCATCAACGCCTACGGGACCAATGCCCGGCTGGGCGCCGGCGACTGGATGGTGGTCGAAGCCGACGAGAGCGACGGCACATTCTTAAAACTGCCGGCCGATGTCGCCATCGTCACCAATGTCGATCCCGAGCATCTCGACCATTTCGAGACCTTCGAGGCCGTGCAGGAGGCGTTCCGCAATTTCGTCGAGAACGTGCCATTCTACGGTTTCGCCGTGATGTGCATCGACCATCCGGTGGTGCAGACGCTGGTCGGCAAGATCGAGGATCGCCGCATCATCACCTATGGCGAAAATCCGCAGGCCGATGCGCGGCTGGTCGATCTCACCCCAATGGGCGGCGGATCGAAATTCAAGGTCGCGTTCCGCGACCGCAAGACCGATGCGGCGCATGAGATCGCCGACCTGCAGCTGCCGATGCCGGGCCGGCACAACGCGCTCAACGCCACCGCCGCGATCGCGGTGGCCCGTGAACTGGGGCTGGCCGACGACACCATCCGCAAGGCGATCGCCGGCTTCGGCGGCGTCAAGCGGCGCTTCACCCGGACAGGCGAGTGGAACGGCGTCACCGTCATCGACGATTACGGCCATCACCCCGTCGAGATCGCGGCGGTCTTGAGGGCGGCGCGGGAATCCACCAACGGCAAGATCATCGCCGTGGTGCAGCCGCATCGCTTCACGCGCCTGCAATCGCTGTTCGAGGAATTTTGTACCTGCTTCAACGACGCCGACACCGTCGTCGTCGCCGAGGTCTATCCGGCCGGCGAAGCCCCGATCCCCGGCATCGACCGCGATCATTTCGTGCTGGGCCTGCGCGCGCACGGCCACCGCGAAGTCATTCCGCTGCAGAACTCGGCCGACCTCGCCGGCGTGGTTCATGGCATCGCCAGCCGCGGCGATCTCGTCGTCTGCCTCGGCGCCGGCAACATCACGCAATGGGCCTACGCGCTGCCGGGCGAATTGAAGGCGCTGGGATGA
- the murG gene encoding undecaprenyldiphospho-muramoylpentapeptide beta-N-acetylglucosaminyltransferase — MTTSPLILLAAGGTGGHLFPAEALGVELIRRGLRVRLATDSRALRYSGLFSKDTIDVVPSETVRSRTPWSLARTGLMLAAGTAVSLNLMRRLKPSAVVGFGGYPTLPPLLAAELFGVPGIIHDANAVLGRANRFLSRHVSAIATSLPGVLDRDPQLSGKTTTVGTPMRPAILAAAAVKYAAPEPTGPLRLLVVGGSQGARVMADIVPGAIERLEPALWNRLVLTQQVREEDMARVGAVYDRLKINAELAPFFTDLPARLASNHLIVSRSGAGTVAELAAIGRPSILVPLPGSIDQDQFANAGVLAQVGGAVRIPQADFTPDRLAAEISALAAEPARLAALAASARTVGRLDAAQRMADLVMKVAGI; from the coding sequence ATGACCACTTCCCCCCTTATCCTGCTGGCTGCGGGCGGCACCGGCGGCCATCTGTTTCCGGCCGAGGCGCTCGGCGTCGAGCTGATCCGGCGCGGCCTGCGTGTGCGGCTCGCTACTGACTCCCGCGCGCTGCGCTACAGCGGATTGTTCTCCAAGGACACCATCGACGTGGTGCCGAGCGAGACCGTGCGCAGCCGCACGCCGTGGTCGCTGGCCCGCACCGGACTGATGCTCGCCGCCGGCACTGCCGTCTCGCTCAATCTGATGCGGCGGCTGAAGCCATCAGCCGTGGTCGGCTTCGGCGGTTATCCGACGCTGCCGCCGCTGCTGGCGGCAGAGCTGTTCGGCGTGCCCGGCATCATTCACGACGCCAATGCCGTGCTCGGCCGCGCCAACCGTTTTCTCTCTCGCCATGTCAGCGCGATCGCGACCTCGCTGCCCGGCGTGCTCGACCGCGATCCGCAGCTTTCGGGCAAGACGACGACCGTTGGCACGCCGATGCGTCCCGCCATCCTGGCGGCAGCCGCGGTGAAATATGCCGCGCCCGAACCGACCGGGCCGTTGCGGTTGCTGGTGGTCGGCGGCAGCCAGGGCGCGCGCGTGATGGCCGATATCGTGCCCGGCGCGATCGAGCGGCTGGAGCCTGCGCTGTGGAACCGGCTGGTCCTGACCCAACAGGTGCGCGAAGAAGACATGGCGCGGGTCGGCGCGGTCTATGACCGGCTCAAGATCAACGCCGAACTGGCGCCGTTTTTCACCGATCTTCCGGCGCGGCTGGCATCGAACCATCTCATCGTCTCGCGGTCGGGCGCCGGCACGGTAGCCGAACTCGCCGCAATCGGGCGGCCGTCGATCCTGGTTCCGCTGCCCGGCTCGATCGACCAGGACCAATTCGCCAATGCCGGCGTGCTGGCGCAGGTGGGCGGCGCGGTTCGGATCCCGCAGGCCGATTTCACTCCCGACCGGCTGGCGGCCGAAATCTCCGCACTCGCCGCCGAGCCGGCCCGGCTCGCCGCGTTGGCCGCCAGCGCCCGCACCGTCGGCCGGCTGGATGCGGCCCAGCGGATGGCCGATCTGGTGATGAAAGTGGCCGGAATCTAG
- the ftsW gene encoding putative lipid II flippase FtsW, which translates to MISREERNPLSEWWWTVDRLQLGAIIVLILGGIILSLAASPPVATRIGLDPFHFFNRHILFLLPSFIVMIGVSFLSPRQIRRTALIVFAVSIVLIVATLLIGPEVKGSRRWITLIGVNIQASESAKPAFVVLAAWLFAESTRKPEMPATSMAIVLLLMLVSLLVMEPDFGQTMLILMVWGALFFIAGMRMIWVLGLGGAASAGLFAAYLLVPHVAGRIKRFMNPASGDTFQVDTAMEAFYNGGWFGLGPGEGIAKRNLPDSHTDFVFAVAAEEFGIILCLALLALFAFIVIRALSRAYATEDMFARFAASGLAILFGVQAAINMSVNLQLIPAKGMTLPFISYGGSSMVSLAYGIGMMLALTRQRPRTEMESISDANAVQSYA; encoded by the coding sequence ATGATCTCCCGTGAAGAACGCAATCCCCTGAGCGAGTGGTGGTGGACGGTGGACCGCCTGCAGCTTGGGGCGATCATCGTGCTGATTCTGGGCGGCATAATTTTGTCGCTGGCGGCGAGTCCGCCGGTAGCGACGCGGATCGGGCTCGATCCCTTCCATTTCTTCAACCGCCACATCCTGTTCCTGCTGCCGTCCTTTATCGTGATGATCGGGGTGTCGTTCCTGTCGCCGCGGCAGATCCGCCGCACCGCGCTGATCGTGTTCGCGGTCTCGATCGTGCTGATCGTGGCGACGCTGCTGATCGGGCCGGAGGTCAAGGGTTCGCGGCGCTGGATCACGCTGATCGGCGTCAATATCCAGGCATCCGAATCCGCCAAGCCGGCCTTCGTGGTGCTGGCGGCGTGGCTGTTTGCGGAATCGACACGGAAGCCGGAAATGCCGGCGACCTCGATGGCGATAGTGCTGCTCTTGATGCTGGTGTCGCTATTGGTGATGGAACCCGATTTCGGCCAGACCATGCTGATCCTGATGGTGTGGGGCGCGCTGTTCTTCATCGCGGGCATGCGGATGATCTGGGTGCTGGGGCTCGGGGGTGCCGCGAGCGCCGGGCTGTTCGCGGCCTATCTTCTGGTCCCCCACGTGGCGGGCCGCATCAAGCGCTTCATGAATCCGGCGTCGGGCGACACCTTCCAGGTCGATACCGCGATGGAAGCCTTCTACAATGGCGGCTGGTTCGGGCTCGGCCCCGGCGAAGGCATCGCCAAGCGCAACCTGCCGGACAGCCACACCGATTTCGTGTTCGCGGTGGCGGCGGAGGAGTTCGGCATCATCCTTTGCCTGGCGCTGCTGGCGCTGTTCGCCTTCATCGTGATCCGCGCGCTGTCGCGCGCCTATGCAACCGAGGACATGTTCGCCCGCTTCGCGGCCTCAGGCCTTGCGATCCTGTTCGGCGTCCAGGCAGCGATCAACATGTCGGTCAATCTGCAGCTGATCCCCGCCAAAGGCATGACGCTGCCGTTCATCTCCTATGGCGGCTCGTCGATGGTTTCGCTGGCCTACGGCATCGGCATGATGCTGGCGCTGACCCGGCAGCGGCCGCGCACCGAGATGGAATCGATCAGCGACGCCAACGCGGTCCAAAGTTACGCCTAG
- the murD gene encoding UDP-N-acetylmuramoyl-L-alanine--D-glutamate ligase: MIPVTSFAGKTVAVFGLGGSGLASCHALKAGGAQVIAGDDNVGNLAQAAQAGFVTADLRNVSWANFAALVLTPGAPLTHPAPHWTVLAAREAGVEVIGDIELFCRERRRHAPDAPFVAITGTNGKSTTTALIAHLMRFAGYDAQMGGNIGTAILSLEPPRMGRVHVIEMSSYQIDLAPSLDPGVGILLNISEDHIDRHGTLEHYAAVKERLIAGVQTQGTAIVGVDDGFSRSIADRIEQAGRRVVRISVKNPLPDGLYVEHEIIWRASGGARSEIARIGGIGSLRGLHNAQNAACAAACALALGVNPEILQNGLRSFPGLAHRMEQVGRRGHVLFVNDSKGTNADAAAHALSSFADIFWIAGGKPKLGGITSLTEYFPRIRKAYLIGEASQEFSGTLGDSVPHEISETLDVAVANAARDAEASGLPDPVVLLSPACASFDQYRNFEIRGAAFRDLVTALPGVQPVV, encoded by the coding sequence ATGATCCCCGTTACCTCCTTCGCGGGCAAGACGGTTGCGGTGTTCGGCCTCGGCGGCTCGGGGCTCGCGAGCTGCCACGCCCTGAAAGCAGGCGGCGCGCAGGTCATCGCCGGCGACGACAATGTTGGCAACCTCGCCCAAGCAGCCCAGGCCGGCTTCGTCACGGCGGATTTGCGCAACGTGTCATGGGCGAATTTCGCGGCGCTGGTGCTGACACCCGGCGCGCCGCTCACCCATCCGGCGCCGCACTGGACCGTGCTGGCGGCCCGAGAGGCCGGCGTCGAGGTGATCGGCGACATCGAACTGTTCTGCAGGGAACGACGGCGTCATGCCCCGGATGCGCCGTTCGTCGCCATCACCGGCACCAATGGCAAATCGACCACCACGGCGCTGATCGCGCATCTGATGCGCTTTGCCGGCTACGATGCCCAGATGGGCGGCAATATCGGCACCGCGATCCTGTCGCTGGAACCACCGCGCATGGGGCGCGTCCACGTCATCGAGATGTCGTCCTACCAGATCGACCTGGCACCTTCGCTCGACCCTGGCGTCGGCATCCTGCTCAATATCAGCGAGGACCACATCGATCGCCACGGCACGCTGGAGCATTACGCCGCGGTGAAGGAGCGCCTGATCGCGGGCGTGCAGACACAGGGCACCGCGATCGTCGGCGTCGACGACGGCTTCAGTCGCAGTATCGCCGATCGCATCGAGCAGGCCGGTCGGCGCGTGGTCCGGATTTCGGTGAAGAATCCGCTGCCCGACGGCCTCTATGTCGAGCACGAGATCATCTGGCGCGCCTCCGGCGGCGCCCGCAGCGAGATTGCGCGGATCGGCGGCATCGGCTCGCTTCGCGGTCTGCACAACGCGCAGAATGCGGCGTGTGCGGCGGCCTGCGCGCTTGCGCTCGGCGTCAACCCCGAAATCCTGCAGAACGGCCTGCGCAGCTTTCCCGGTCTCGCCCACCGCATGGAACAGGTCGGCCGCCGCGGCCACGTGCTGTTCGTCAACGATTCCAAGGGCACCAATGCGGACGCGGCGGCGCATGCGCTGTCGTCCTTCGCCGATATTTTCTGGATCGCGGGCGGCAAACCAAAACTCGGCGGCATCACCAGCCTGACCGAATATTTTCCGCGCATCCGCAAGGCCTATCTGATCGGGGAGGCGTCGCAGGAATTTTCGGGCACGCTGGGGGACAGCGTGCCGCATGAGATCAGCGAAACCCTCGATGTCGCAGTCGCCAATGCCGCGCGCGACGCCGAAGCCTCCGGCTTGCCCGATCCGGTGGTGCTGCTGTCGCCGGCCTGCGCCTCGTTCGACCAGTACCGCAATTTCGAAATCCGCGGCGCCGCCTTCCGCGACCTCGTCACCGCGCTGCCGGGCGTGCAGCCGGTGGTGTGA
- the mraY gene encoding phospho-N-acetylmuramoyl-pentapeptide-transferase: MFYWLIDLSNTVPGMGVFRTFLNVFRYITFRTGGAMVTGALFVFLFGPWIIDHLRLRQGKGQPIRTDGPQSHLLTKKGTPTMGGLMILSGLVVSTLLWANPLNPYVWIVLAVTLGFGFVGFYDDYLKVTQQSHGGFSGKFRLAIEAVIALAACYALVRLGREQLSSALVIPFFKEVVLNLGWFFVMFGAFIIVGAGNAVNLTDGLDGLAIVPVMIAAASFGLIAYLAGNAVFSDYLQINYVAGTGELAVLCGAVLGAGLGFLWFNAPPASIFMGDTGSLALGGMIGSIAVAVKHEIVLAVIGGLFVLEAVSVIVQVVSFKLTGKRVFRMAPLHHHFEQKGWTEPQIVIRFWIISVMLALAGLSTLKLR; this comes from the coding sequence ATGTTTTACTGGCTGATTGATCTTTCCAACACGGTTCCCGGCATGGGCGTGTTCCGGACGTTCCTGAACGTGTTCCGCTACATCACCTTTCGCACCGGCGGCGCGATGGTGACCGGCGCCTTGTTCGTGTTTCTGTTCGGTCCCTGGATCATCGATCACTTACGGCTGCGCCAGGGCAAGGGCCAGCCGATCCGCACCGACGGCCCGCAATCGCATCTGCTCACCAAGAAGGGCACGCCGACCATGGGCGGGCTGATGATCCTGTCCGGACTGGTGGTCTCGACCTTGTTGTGGGCTAATCCGCTCAACCCCTACGTCTGGATTGTGCTCGCGGTGACGCTCGGCTTCGGCTTCGTCGGCTTCTACGACGATTACCTGAAAGTGACCCAGCAGTCCCACGGCGGATTTTCCGGAAAATTCCGGCTCGCGATCGAAGCGGTGATCGCTCTGGCGGCGTGCTACGCGCTGGTTCGGCTGGGACGGGAGCAACTCTCCAGCGCGCTCGTGATCCCGTTCTTCAAGGAAGTGGTGCTCAATCTCGGCTGGTTCTTCGTGATGTTCGGCGCGTTCATCATCGTCGGCGCCGGCAACGCGGTCAATCTCACCGACGGTCTCGACGGTCTCGCCATCGTGCCGGTCATGATCGCGGCGGCGAGTTTCGGCCTGATCGCTTATCTCGCCGGCAACGCGGTGTTCTCCGACTATCTGCAGATCAACTACGTCGCCGGCACCGGCGAACTCGCGGTGCTGTGCGGTGCGGTGCTCGGCGCGGGACTCGGCTTCCTGTGGTTCAACGCGCCGCCGGCGTCGATCTTCATGGGCGACACCGGCTCGCTGGCGCTCGGCGGCATGATCGGTTCGATCGCGGTCGCGGTCAAACACGAGATCGTGCTGGCGGTGATCGGCGGATTGTTCGTGCTGGAAGCGGTCTCGGTGATCGTGCAGGTCGTTTCCTTCAAGCTCACCGGCAAGCGCGTGTTCCGGATGGCGCCGCTGCATCATCATTTCGAGCAGAAGGGCTGGACCGAACCGCAGATCGTGATCCGGTTCTGGATCATCTCGGTGATGCTGGCGCTCGCCGGCCTCTCCACGCTGAAACTGCGGTGA
- a CDS encoding UDP-N-acetylmuramoylalanyl-D-glutamyl-2,6-diaminopimelate--D-alanyl-D-alanine ligase, producing the protein MSAAPLWTSAAMARAMRAATSGALPEAVTGLSIDSRSIAPGEAYFAIKGDVHDGHNFVAPALRAGAAVAVVEAAQRHKFPDDAPLLVVDEVLAGLRDLAVAARARLTAQVIAVTGSVGKTSTKEALRCVLSAQGETHASAASFNNHWGVPLSLARCPANARFAIFEIGMNHAGEVRPLVAMVRPQIAIVTTVEPVHLEFFSGVEAIADAKAEIFEGVEPGGAVVLNRDNSQFARLQARARELGISRIVSFGTGEKSDARLLDVALQAACSAVHANILGHDVTYRLGMPGRHMAMNSLAVLAASSLAGADLALAALALSQLQPPEGRGVRRVLELAHGEATLIDESYNANPASMAAALNVLGQAVIGPQGRRIAVLGDMLELGPTGPALHRGLNEAVKANRIDLVYCCGPLMRNLWDALSAGKRGGYADSSAGLEAQLVAALRAGDAIMIKGSLGSKMKTIVNALEKRFPGTTALDEAAVQGG; encoded by the coding sequence ATGAGCGCGGCCCCGCTGTGGACTTCAGCGGCGATGGCGCGGGCGATGCGCGCCGCGACCAGCGGCGCGCTGCCCGAAGCCGTCACGGGCCTTTCCATCGACAGCCGCAGCATCGCACCGGGCGAGGCTTACTTCGCCATCAAGGGCGACGTCCATGACGGACACAATTTTGTCGCGCCCGCCTTGAGGGCGGGCGCAGCAGTTGCGGTGGTCGAGGCCGCCCAGCGTCATAAATTTCCTGATGACGCGCCGCTGCTGGTGGTCGACGAGGTCCTCGCCGGTCTGCGCGATCTTGCCGTTGCCGCGCGCGCGCGCCTGACCGCGCAAGTGATCGCGGTCACCGGATCGGTCGGCAAGACCTCGACCAAGGAGGCGCTGCGCTGCGTGCTCTCGGCGCAAGGCGAGACCCACGCTTCGGCGGCATCGTTCAATAATCACTGGGGCGTGCCGCTGTCGCTGGCGCGCTGCCCGGCCAATGCGCGCTTTGCGATCTTCGAGATCGGCATGAATCACGCCGGCGAAGTCCGGCCGCTGGTTGCGATGGTGCGGCCGCAGATCGCCATCGTCACCACGGTGGAACCGGTGCATCTGGAATTCTTTTCCGGCGTCGAGGCGATAGCCGACGCGAAAGCGGAAATTTTCGAAGGCGTCGAGCCCGGCGGGGCGGTGGTGCTGAACCGCGACAATTCACAGTTCGCCCGGCTGCAGGCGCGCGCGAGGGAGCTCGGCATTTCCCGCATCGTCTCGTTCGGCACGGGCGAAAAATCCGACGCGCGGCTGCTCGACGTGGCGCTGCAGGCCGCCTGTTCGGCGGTGCATGCCAATATTCTCGGCCATGACGTCACCTACAGACTCGGCATGCCCGGCCGGCACATGGCGATGAACTCGCTGGCGGTGCTGGCGGCGAGCTCGCTCGCGGGCGCGGACCTCGCGCTCGCGGCGCTGGCGCTGTCGCAGCTTCAGCCGCCGGAGGGCCGTGGCGTGCGGCGCGTGCTCGAACTCGCGCACGGCGAGGCGACACTGATCGATGAGAGCTACAACGCCAATCCGGCCTCGATGGCGGCGGCGCTGAACGTGCTGGGCCAGGCCGTGATCGGCCCTCAGGGTCGGCGCATCGCGGTGCTCGGCGACATGCTCGAACTCGGCCCCACTGGGCCTGCGCTGCATCGTGGCCTCAATGAGGCCGTCAAGGCCAACCGGATCGATCTGGTTTATTGTTGCGGGCCATTGATGCGCAACTTGTGGGACGCGCTTTCCGCGGGTAAACGGGGCGGCTATGCCGACAGCTCGGCCGGCCTCGAAGCACAGCTGGTTGCAGCGCTTCGCGCCGGCGACGCGATCATGATCAAGGGATCGCTTGGCTCGAAAATGAAAACGATTGTGAATGCGCTCGAAAAGCGCTTTCCCGGAACGACCGCGCTCGATGAAGCCGCGGTACAGGGCGGATGA